Proteins from a genomic interval of Synergistaceae bacterium:
- a CDS encoding type II toxin-antitoxin system RelE/ParE family toxin gives MKVIEYSKQAQKFLMKQNAQTRERIISAIEKIPEGKGDIKKMEGQPGWRLRVGIYRVIFDDLGNVILIYRIKPRGEVYKGGERK, from the coding sequence ATGAAAGTTATAGAGTACTCGAAGCAGGCGCAGAAATTTCTGATGAAGCAGAACGCGCAGACAAGAGAACGTATAATAAGCGCAATAGAAAAAATCCCCGAAGGAAAAGGCGACATAAAGAAAATGGAAGGGCAGCCGGGATGGCGGTTGCGTGTCGGAATATACAGAGTCATATTTGATGACTTAGGCAACGTGATTCTCATATACCGCATAAAGCCTCGCGGAGAGGTATACAAGGGAGGAGAAAGAAAATGA